A single genomic interval of Saccharothrix saharensis harbors:
- a CDS encoding bifunctional 3-(3-hydroxy-phenyl)propionate/3-hydroxycinnamic acid hydroxylase, producing the protein MEFDVVVVGCGPVGALTANLLGARGVRTLVVERDTAPHRQPRAFSCDDEALRIYQQAGLLDEVAGDMHAPRRAEYVNAKGRAFATIALDEVDFGLGSGPLHFFDQPRLEAALRAGLDRFPHVALRTGVELVRLSQDDEAATAVLRDLDTGEETPVRARYVLGCDGARSTTRVAAGITLTGTSYAEPWLAVSGDVAPGAVRVPHTTFVCDWRRPAFVSPGAFDTYRLEFMLRPGEEPAAMTDPATVARLVAPYVDPDRFTVTRAVVYTFHHLVAERWRDRRVFLLGDAAHQMPPFLGQGLCSGLRDAANLTWKLAQALGPGEHDALLDSYEAERRPHTEAMARTSVRLGRVFLVRNRFAAFARDVVLRAVQTVPRVRRLVRHFEFKPLPALPDGRVMFPQPEVVVGGVRRLLDDVLGPDFAVIGPDVDTVTARDWSGPRARFLRVVADGAPRTGDDLVDVTGTLTDWFARHRTGAVVLRPDRFVHTDRVR; encoded by the coding sequence ATGGAGTTCGACGTCGTCGTAGTCGGGTGCGGGCCGGTCGGCGCGCTCACCGCCAACCTGCTCGGGGCCAGGGGCGTGCGAACCCTGGTGGTCGAACGCGACACCGCGCCGCACCGGCAGCCGCGCGCGTTCTCGTGCGACGACGAGGCGTTGCGGATCTACCAGCAAGCGGGTCTGCTCGACGAGGTCGCCGGGGACATGCACGCGCCGCGGCGGGCCGAGTACGTCAACGCCAAGGGCCGCGCGTTCGCCACCATCGCCCTGGACGAGGTCGACTTCGGCCTGGGCAGCGGTCCCCTGCACTTCTTCGACCAGCCACGCCTCGAAGCGGCCCTGCGCGCCGGGCTCGACCGGTTCCCGCACGTGGCGCTGCGCACCGGCGTCGAGCTGGTGCGGCTGAGCCAGGACGACGAGGCCGCCACCGCCGTCCTGCGCGACCTCGACACCGGCGAGGAAACCCCGGTGCGCGCGAGGTACGTGCTGGGGTGCGACGGTGCCCGCAGCACCACCCGGGTCGCGGCCGGCATCACGCTCACCGGCACGTCCTACGCCGAACCGTGGTTGGCGGTCTCCGGCGACGTCGCGCCCGGTGCGGTGCGCGTGCCGCACACGACGTTCGTGTGCGACTGGCGGCGGCCCGCGTTCGTCTCCCCCGGCGCGTTCGACACCTACCGGCTGGAGTTCATGCTGCGCCCGGGCGAGGAGCCGGCCGCCATGACCGACCCCGCGACGGTCGCCCGGCTCGTCGCGCCCTACGTCGACCCGGACCGCTTCACCGTCACGCGTGCCGTGGTCTACACGTTCCACCACCTCGTCGCCGAGCGGTGGCGCGACCGGCGGGTGTTCCTGCTCGGTGACGCCGCCCACCAGATGCCGCCGTTCCTGGGGCAGGGCCTGTGCAGCGGGTTGCGCGACGCGGCGAACCTGACCTGGAAGCTCGCCCAGGCGCTGGGTCCGGGCGAGCACGACGCCCTGCTGGACAGCTACGAGGCCGAACGCCGCCCGCACACCGAGGCGATGGCCCGCACCAGCGTGCGGCTCGGCCGGGTTTTCCTCGTGCGCAACAGGTTCGCCGCGTTCGCGCGGGACGTGGTGCTGCGTGCCGTGCAGACGGTGCCGCGAGTGCGCCGCCTGGTGCGGCACTTCGAGTTCAAGCCGCTGCCCGCGCTGCCGGACGGGCGGGTGATGTTCCCCCAGCCGGAGGTGGTCGTCGGCGGCGTGCGGCGGCTGCTCGACGACGTGCTCGGGCCCGACTTCGCCGTGATCGGGCCGGACGTGGACACCGTGACCGCGCGGGACTGGTCCGGTCCTCGCGCGCGGTTCCTCCGGGTGGTGGCCGACGGGGCTCCCCGCACCGGG